Part of the Cydia fagiglandana chromosome 26, ilCydFagi1.1, whole genome shotgun sequence genome, tCGGTCTGGATAATAAATAGAAATATGACTTACTCGGAGGTACTGTACGCACGAAATACTCATCTATAcacaatataaaattaatataataaaataaaactaatattttGAAGCCTCTGTGCTCCATTTTGGGCGGGCAATAACAGTAACAATTTTATTGCTAACTGTATTTTACATTTATCGATGTGTGAAGAAACACTTGATAATGAAAATGGAAAAGTTACAAAACCGAtaagctttttagggttccttattTTTATGCAATTATACGtaggactagcaagcgcagcggtatcgtcttgggtcgtcccattcgtttttcgtcaagttcttaaattagtcctattctgctatcgtcactcattctacatgcGTCACAATCGTCgttggctttcaatgtagattgagtgacgaaagcagaataggactaatttaagaacttgacgaaaaacgaatgggacgacccaagacgataccagcgcagcgtaggacgtccacccacaagtgGACAGACGaacttgttaaggtcgccggaagacgctggatgggTTTATGCGTCGTTGGACTAAAAGTAAATATGGCGATGTATAAAAATgtctacatataaaataaaaattggtcCGAGTATTAGAAAGCCAATATTTCAAAATGTTGTCTTAAGTCTTATCAAGTCGGAATATAAAAATGACTACTTTCAAAGTATACAAATGTCTAAGTCTTATCAAGTCGGAATATAAAAATGACTACTTTCTTTACATAGGTCCAGgattataataatacatatacggAACAAATTCATCCCCTCGTAAAATTATATACGCCCGAACTTATGTAAGTGGACATTTTTATACATCGTCATATTTACTTTTAGTCTAGTGCcgcaacatatttatatttggtCTAATATACAGATGCACATTTTTATACTTCGTCGAAATTATATACGCACGAACTTATGCAAGTAGACATTTTTATACATCGCCATATTTACTTTTAGTCCAACGACGCATAaaccgctggatgcgggtcgctaccaaccggtacgaatagagatccaagggggaggccggtatcgtcttgggtcgtcccattcgtttttcgtcaagttcttaaattagtcctattctactttcgtcactcattctacatgcGTCACAATCGTCgttggctttcaatgtagattaagtgacgaaagcagaataggactaatttaagaacttgacgaaaaacgaatgggacgacccaagacgataccagcgcagcgtaggacgtccacccacaagtgGACAGACGaacttgttaaggtcgccggaagacgctggatgggTTTATGCGTCGTTGGACTAAAAGTAAATATGGCGATGTATAAAAATgtctacatataaaataaaaattggtcCGAGTATTAGAAAGCCAATATTTCAAAATGTTGTCTTAAGTCTTATCAAGTCGGAATATAAAAATGACTACTTTCAAAGTATACAAATGTCTAAGTCTTATCAAGTCGGAATATAAAAATGACTACTTTCTTTACATAGGTCCAGgattataataatacatatacggAACAAATTCATCCCCTCGTAAAATTATATACGCCCGAACTTATGTAAGTGGACATTTTTATACATCGTCATATTTACTTTTAGTCTAGTGCcgcaacatatttatatttggtCTAATATACAGATGCACATTTTTATACTTCGTCGAAATTATATACGCACGAACTTATGCAAGTAGACATTTTTATACATCGCCATATTTACTTTTAGTCCAACGACGCATAaaccgctggatgcgggtcgctaccaaccggtacgaatggagatccaagggggaggcctatgttcagcagtggacgtcttatggctgagatgatgatgatgatgataatgatgataggTGTTAAACTTCCGTGTTGTTCACATTCAACGAAAACGCAAATGCAATTTTTCAACACAATTTATTTGCCAAAAAAAGAAAGGTGTGCGtcgtataatatatgtataccaACATTTGAtataatctaattttaatatcattcGCAACATATAACACACGTTGGGGCtaccaacaaaaaatatatgtttataacatATATGGTACAAATTCTCTAACATACTTcgtatatattaataaataatataaaatttgtattggctaattattttttatataacattCAAAACTTATAggaattattacaaataaagcttatttgaaatatcttaaatatattataacataATCATTACATGAGAAAAATACCTTCCAAAATATATGATCATACATGTAACAAAGTAATTAGTATCTTCTGCCGGTTGCTCTTTACTAAAGCAGGTCTCCgtttaggtacgacgacgagcgaagcgaggaggagtgttaggttgAACCGCGAACAAACAgtgcgcgagccgagcgagcgaagcgagcgtgccgcggcagCGGCCGGCAAAGCGCCAGAACGAAATTGGTCCATGGTTTAATAACTTAccggaatttattatttatttattatattatatatttatttatcttagaTCTAGTAACTGATATAGTTTTTGATCGTTCgactatataatttttatgaaattcaagttttatacaatatgaaattatagctggtcaagcagatcttgtcagtaaaaaaaggcgctaaattcaaattttctatgggacgatatcccttcgcgcctacatttttcaaatttgccgcctttttctactgacaagatctgcttgaccaactatatctaCATTGAATGTTATACAAAAACAAATTAGCCATTTTGATATTATACAATTTGGGTTTTATACAATGCAAAACttatattattcaaaattatacAAAGTGAGCGTATATCTTGTGAATGTTATATTAATAattggtatacagggtggaaaggcacgacgatccttcccggaagtatgaGGTCGTTTAAGagatacagagcagattggtaatggtaagaatcgttaatagagtaaaatataaaaataccaaattttctactttttaactgtggtgataaccctatagctgtgcacatgacggctaggtTAAGGATCTCGGTCtggaaagctcgggactttacgcttttttccgatcgttgacagaatcgcaatgatgaatgacgcataaatgacaaataaatcaaatgaatgcaaaaatattacaaacaatttaattactttcttagataattactttttgccaatatttaacactatcttctcttcacatacggttttcaaatgtacctccgtgtcttataatgtacgccgcagcccgcacccgagcccgtGCACATCATTCTTCGTTCgctcttcgtcatttttcctccgcagattgtcaaaagcagcaattagcctttaatgtctcatttcgtccgcagtttcacattccgtttggtacaccatatctttacacagacaaatttaaataaccacgagcatctatctaacaacggcatttttatttggagaatatgaaataaagtaaatatgaagtaaaattcaatgacaatttaatttcaaacatcagacgttttgtctatttcctaccacgcaagaaggtttgttagttaggtatttaagaagtatttattcttgatttattcttagtatttcatttttgcaagttcatttgGTGCATCAAAACaacctacttgtatttttttttattttagatagtttccaattattcgaaattaattttgtgaaacgtgttaagaagctaaaacctttttatcaatCACAGAAACCAGAGataagacgattgcgtacttttgagtggttgtcaatgtcacaattgtTGTCatttgaactgtcgttgtaaacaatgttgtggttagtattattaatattaaggaataacataacttcttcattcaagtattgaacaagtggaaccactaagaaagcgaaaatcctgcaacgattcttaccgtgttgtaagcagacctaagaatggtTGTATGGCAATAAATTAGtataatttcctgtcgtatactgattgtttacaagtaagttcattggccctgtcacctgttagggttagaacaaagtagttttttgcatggatgtttaaaaggtcATAATTTTGAAACCgctgcccatattaacatagtttctatggagaaaatatagggcttaggctaaacaatcccccttttgcggaaaggatcgtcgtgcctttccaccctgtatattatattacttacccCGTTGTACCGGTTACAAACTAGATAACGACATTACTTTGTTAATTATATATAACAAGATTGTACTTTTAATAGATATCTTTCTTTTgggtaagtaatataatatataccaatTATTAATATAACATTCACAAGATATACGCTCACTTTgtataattttgaataatataaGTTTTGCATTGTATAAAACCCAAATTGTAAAATTATACAAAGTGAGCGTATATCTTGTGAATGTTATATTAATAATTGGTATATATTATATCACTTacccaaaagaaaagtacaatctTGTTATATATAATTAACAAAGTAATGTCGTTATCTAGTTTGTAACCGGTACAACGACATCTAGCGAGAAATTagaacattaaaaataatattaagcatGCTGGTACATTTTTCGATAACAGGTCGTTAGCTAGTTTGCCGTGGgaacagcgacatctagcgaACGATAAGGGCAGGGATATACATTGTACGCGCCAGTTTGTGGCTggtacagcgacatctagcACAGGATCTTATTACTAAACAATCATTCATCTTAACACTTTAACAATAGGTATAATAcgaaatacaatacaatactctattattgcacacctcacatactccacaaataataatatctttttttttcgcttccataactatttacttatttcaataacaaacttagaataaaaagtaacctaaaattaaaactacctacaacagttttagttttgtaggtagtttcaaataataattaattttcaaCTTTCAAACTCAGTGGGTACGTCGAAGTGGCAATGGGCTGGCTACGCAAGTCACAGAACCGATAACCGCTGGAgtaatgctctagtttcctaggatagtggtgccgtcatatagcggccgtctctaTACAAATactacatccatatttagccgtactatttagccccccccccccacatctggcgtctttcgagcgtcggcgtctacaattatATGGCCGCtgtgctcgacgcaacgtcgacgcaaagtcgacgcaactgcgcagcgacgtcattttccatagcgctgagtggcgctgaccagacgccgacgctcgagggacgctagatgtggggtggccctaagtcGCAGAACCGATAAGCGCTGGAGTAAtactctagtttcctaggatagcggtgccgtcatatagcggccgtctctaTACAAATACGACGACATccaatatttagccgtattaattagtatggagacggccgctatatgacggcaccgctatgcTAGGAAAATCGATCTTTATTAGTGTGTTCTGGAGTGGAGTCGcgtctgaggggctaccgcgaaaaccgaaattcgcaaattgcggggatctttctcttttactccaatgaaggcgtaattagagtgacagagaaaaatccccgcaatttgcgaacttcgattttcgcggttatagccctggagTGGAGACCGCGTCTGGGCAAATGTAGCGTGGGACGCCCTCTGGccagatggcgggatgacttgcACAGGAGGGCCGGCAGCGACTGGGTGCATAAAGCGGCAGACCGGGCCACGTGGCGTACcttgggagaggcctatgtccagcagtggactgcaACGGGCTGATGATGAAGATGATTGTGAAGTTACATAcgtatgctctagtttcctaggatagcggtgccgtcatatagcggccgtctccatacaaatactacgaaaTCTATATTTAGCcgaattatttagtatggagacggccgctatcctaggaaaaccgatctttattaaaatgtgacgtcccaggGGTAAAGATACCTTaaatatggcggttggcgcttacacaATTATTAAAGTCGCTCCAATATttttgcggcgctatgcgacgtaagcgccagccgccataaggtaatacctttttccgtggaacgtcacaaatagatATTTATAGGTAGTCCCACATCAAGCTACTTTCTACTAAAGATAACCCTATTGTAACTAAGGGTACCAACTGTCCAATTTAattccaatgtgtatttgcgtctcacattttgcttactAAGAGAGTGaaacgcaatgcacattggaccaaaaattagacaggtggaataccagtACCAGTGGGAAGACAGTCCAAACTTcaggcaaactcggctccgttcggctcgcatttgccaggcgtggctcactccgcgatttcgtcgctttgctacagatagctaaaagtacatccgttcggccccaattttggggtttgccataagccgcgcgtggcgctttcgccacctagcggccatacagggtgtcccagaattcgacgtcaagccgtaaacggatgatagaccaagtcataacagttatcataaaattaaaaaaaaaaacgaactcatgttctttaaaaattatggtcactttaaaaattcactaaaaaatccacaccctgtaattattcaagattacacaataatacaaaaattagaataaattatggaatttgtagtaacaagagttaaagaaccattacatgGTGTGGatattttagtgaatttttaaagtgactataatttttaaaaaacatgagttggttttttttttgtatttttatgataactgttaagacttggtctatcatccgtttacggcttgacgtcgaattctgggacaccctgtatatgtgctgatcgtaacttgacgttcctttgcgtgcacaaccacagataattacttgaattctGACAACCcttaatagccgaaagggatagtgccataagtttAGAAAgtgatagcatgattcgaccctgaatcgctgtcaaacttagttttgtaggaagtgtcctttctctACGgtaattacttattctgtgtcagTACCACCCTAAatcagtggtgggcaaagtacggcccgcgggccatctCCGGCCCGCCAATGGATTTTATCCGGCCCGCCGGCggtcctatgaaataattagtatatgGCTTTGGCCCACGATTATagcaaaacaaaataatttttggctacaattctggccctccacttaaatttcctaaactttctggccccccatgaagaaagtttgcccaccactgccCTAAATCAATGACTATTTTAGTTGAAAGGTGCATTTCCATGATTGAACAtataaaatgataccaaaacactaaattacaatttatttttacaaattcTACACTTTCTCAGGCAACCCCAAAAGTTTCCGGACCGATGATCCATACTGCTTCAACGTGGCATCACTTTCACCCCCATTCATCAAGTTTGATAACGCTTCAACGTATCCAGGACCATTCGGGATCTTCGAAACATCAAAATTGTTATAATCATCTTCAGATAAATTAACCTTCTCATTATTTGATCTTAAATGCCAATTAATCAAATTCTTCTTAgatttatttaagttaaaatCATAATATTCCATATCCGATTCCGTTTTAGTCTTCTCCCAATCTTCAACGTTCCATGACTCGTGATAGAGCGCCGTTAAAAGATAGTTAACGTAATCCAAGTTCTGTTTGCGGAGCGGACATCGGTCAGCGGTGATCGTGACTAAGTCTGTCTTGTCATCATAGCGGTCTCCGACGAGCCGGAGGAACTTGTCCCGAGCATGCTTGTCCAAGTTTAATGAAGACAGCTTTATTCTTAGAGTGACTATCCTAGCCAATGGGTTACGGATCGACGGACTGGCATGGCAGTAATCCGAAGTTATAATCTCTTGCGGATAATGATTTTCAATAGCTTCTTCGCAGTTCAGTTGTTTCGGCCATTCAGTACAGAAGGTTTTGATTGCTTCACATTGAGCTTTGATGACTGGCGGAGTAAGGTGGAGGAAGTTAGGTATCTTCATGAGTTCTGCGTTTGCCTTCTTGCCTGGTGGCGCCATTCCTTTGGGCACGTAGCCCTGCCGAAGCGGCAGAGGCACTGACGACGGGTGAAAGGTTTTAGGACCCGGCCAGACGTTACCCCAGTTCTGaaataagtttattcaaattaaATAGTTATGCCATCAACAGTTAAAATGTACTCAGATTGAGTGTGTATTTagtcgaaataagaaaatagatGTAACTATGTaaggtcaggcgtggctcactccgcgatttcgtcgcttcgcTACAGGTTATAAAAGtatatccgttccaccccaattttggggaaagccataagccgcacgtcgcactgtcgccacctagcggccatatctgtgctgatcgtaacagacgcgttttgttagagtgagtcttctgtacatagtactattatttattctgtggtaaggTTAGGTTACATTTGTGAATTTTTGTTTCAAATACCTGGTCAGTGGACATCCTATCTCCTCTGTCAGGCTGTACATCGGCTCTCCGGGCAACTTTACGCTGTTGTCTTTGCGTTTTCCGCATAATATCTAAAACTCTAAACTCTTCCTCCTCTTCATCCTTTTTTAAGGTTACATCGGCTGCAGTGGAGCTCGACCGccatattttcgcgttaaataCAGTTACAAGGTTGTTAGGCTTGTAATGcttaataaatacactcatgttTAAGCTTATTTTAAACAAATTCTATTGTTATTATAGAAGTGCCATTTTTATTAGGTTATGATCGGCctagcgatgggcgagtcgagttatctgattcgaataatccgaatcaacctacagatgagttgattcgaatcaagactattggcaatccgaatcaactcggccactaaactgactggtaacttggtatccgatccgctgactcggcgaatgaatcgccaattcaccaactctccgagccgagtcaacgctacgctaaggccattcaaaaataaaccttaattcgatagcccgaaggttctttttacaacaactgccgcttaattcgccatcccgagtcgagttcactgctagtatggccattgaaaaataaaccttaattcggtgccctgaaggttctgtttacaacaactgccgcttgactcgtttgcggctccgcggcccgtgaccttgtcgcgaaccacgcaaaccgtcgagtcgagtcagttcgaatttcaacccggatcagtggccgaatcgattcgaatgattcgaatcgaaaaaaagtcgactcgtcacatcgctagATCGGCCCGATCGgccattttctttttttttaatggcccATGGCTGGTGTTGCTAGCCTCTACTTACATACATAAACACTTTCATAACTCTTTTCTATACAATAtaacatacatttatttattcgtaattTACTCATCAATCTCATCATATAAACCTATTGAATAATAAATGAAACactaaatattataatactgtgattttattttttcttctaTGC contains:
- the LOC134677706 gene encoding small ribosomal subunit protein mS35 — protein: MSVFIKHYKPNNLVTVFNAKIWRSSSTAADVTLKKDEEEEEFRVLDIMRKTQRQQRKVARRADVQPDRGDRMSTDQNWGNVWPGPKTFHPSSVPLPLRQGYVPKGMAPPGKKANAELMKIPNFLHLTPPVIKAQCEAIKTFCTEWPKQLNCEEAIENHYPQEIITSDYCHASPSIRNPLARIVTLRIKLSSLNLDKHARDKFLRLVGDRYDDKTDLVTITADRCPLRKQNLDYVNYLLTALYHESWNVEDWEKTKTESDMEYYDFNLNKSKKNLINWHLRSNNEKVNLSEDDYNNFDVSKIPNGPGYVEALSNLMNGGESDATLKQYGSSVRKLLGLPEKV